A window of Saccopteryx leptura isolate mSacLep1 chromosome 5, mSacLep1_pri_phased_curated, whole genome shotgun sequence contains these coding sequences:
- the LOC136406645 gene encoding polyadenylate-binding protein 1-like — MKFKGWRCPWPPVQVQEPAVCVPGQEPLTVSMLAAAPPHKQKQMIGERLYSLIYDGHTQLASEITGMLLAIDNSELLLMLESPECLSTKVEEALAMLQAHQATKPMGVNATKTRRPACVREVGQSQEGLLAGALV, encoded by the exons ATGAAGTTTAAAGGCT GGAGGTGTCCCTGGCCCCCCGTGCAGGTCCAGGAGCCTGCTGTGTGTGTCCCCGGACAGGAGCCCCTGACCGTGTCCATGCTGGCCGCCGCCCCACCGCACAAGCAAAAGCAGATGATTG GTGAGCGTCTCTACTCCCTTATCTACGATGGCCACACCCAGCTGGCCAGTGAGATCACGGGCATGCTGCTGGCGATTGACAACTCGGAGCTGCTGCTCATGCTGGAGTCTCCTGAGTGCCTCAGCACCAAG GTAGAAGAGGCTTTGGCAATGTTGCAAGCTCACCAGGCCACAAAGCCAATGGGAGTGAACGCGACTAAAACCAG GAGGCCTGCTTGTGTGAGGGAGGTGGGGCAGAGCCAGGAGGGCCTGCTGGCTGGGGCTTTGGTGTGA
- the PABPC1L gene encoding polyadenylate-binding protein 1-like isoform X2 codes for MNFEMIKGQPIRIMWSHRDPGLRKSGVGNIFIKNLEESIDNKALYDTFSTFGNILSCKVMSDDHGSQGFGFVHFETLEAAQKAISTMNGMLLNDRKVFVDHFKSRRKREAELGSRAVEFTNIYVKNLQVDVDEQDLEELFSHFGKILSLKVMRDNSGHSRGFGFVNFEKHEEAQKAVMDMNGKEVQGRRLYVGRAQKRVERQLELKRRFLQMKQERLKHYQGVNLYVKNLDDSIDNEKLRKEFSPYGAITSAKVMTEGGHSKGFGFVCFSSPEEATKAVTEMNGYVLGTKPLYVALAQRREERKAILSSRFMQQRLLRCLQLPTSYFLSQPPAQAVYYSSGLPAQPVLRWMMAQPPRSSFNVGTQNSGPSGARCCAPGRPLLTQRYTSGMLNTHEIRLA; via the exons ATGAACTTTGAGATGATCAAAGGCCAGCCCATCCGCATCATGTGGTCCCATCGAGACCCAGGACTTCGCAAATCGGGTGTGGGCAACATCTTCATCAAGAACCTGGAGGAGTCCATTGACAACAAGGCCTTATATGACACCTTCTCCACCTTTGGGAACATCCTCTCTTGCAAG GTGATGTCTGACGATCACGGCTCCCAAGGCTTTGGCTTTGTCCATTTTGAGACCCTTGAGGCCGCGCAGAAGGCCATCAGCACCATGAATGGGATGCTGTTGAATGACCGTAAAGT CTTCGTTGACCACTTCAAGTCCCGACGGAAGCGGGAGGCTGAGCTGGGGTCGCGGGCCGTGGAGTTCACCAATATCTATGTGAAGAACCTCCAAGTGGATGTGGATGAGCAGGACCTCGAGGAGCTCTTTTCCCATTTTG GGAAGATCCTGAGCCTGAAGGTGATGAGGGACAACAGCGGCCACTCCCGAGGCTTTGGCTTTGTCAACTTTGAGAAGCATGAGGAAGCCCAGAAG GCTGTGATGGACATGAATGGGAAGGAGGTGCAGGGGCGGCGGCTCTACGTGGGCCGGGCCCAGAAGCGGGTGGAGCGGCAGCTAGAGCTTAAGCGAAGGTTCCTGCAGATGAAGCAGGAGCGGCTGAAACATTACCAG GGCGTGAACCTGTATGTGAAGAACCTGGATGACTCCATTGATAATGAGAAACTGAGGAAAGAGTTCTCTCCATACGGAGCGATCACTAGTGCCAAG GTGATGACAGAAGGTGGTCACAGCAAAGGGTTTGGCTTCGTGTGTTTTTCCTCTCCGGAAGAGGCAACGAAGGCCGTGACGGAGATGAACGGGTACGTCCTGGGCACCAAGCCGCTGTACGTGGCGCTGGCCCAGCGCAGAGAGGAGCGGAAAGCCATCCTGTCCAGCCGGTTCATGCAGCAGCGCCTCCTGCGCTGCTTGCAGCTGCCCACCAGCTACTTCCTGTCCCAG CCTCCAGCTCAGGCTGTGTACTACAGCTCTGGCCTACCTGCCCAGCCTGTCCTCAGGTGGATGATGGCCCAGCCACCTCGATCCTCAT TCAACGTCGGCACTCAGAACAGTGGACCCAGTGGGGCAAGATGCTGTGCGCCAGGCAGGCCTCTTCTGACACAGAGATACACCTCGGGAATGCTCAACACCCATGAGATAAGGCTTGCCTAG
- the PABPC1L gene encoding polyadenylate-binding protein 1-like isoform X1 — protein sequence MNAGVQRMVALVGSWFPLRPAMKLNGPGFPLASLYVGDLHPDVTEAMLYKKFSPAGPILSIRVCRDLVTHRSLGYAYINFQQPADAERVLDTMNFEMIKGQPIRIMWSHRDPGLRKSGVGNIFIKNLEESIDNKALYDTFSTFGNILSCKVMSDDHGSQGFGFVHFETLEAAQKAISTMNGMLLNDRKVFVDHFKSRRKREAELGSRAVEFTNIYVKNLQVDVDEQDLEELFSHFGKILSLKVMRDNSGHSRGFGFVNFEKHEEAQKAVMDMNGKEVQGRRLYVGRAQKRVERQLELKRRFLQMKQERLKHYQGVNLYVKNLDDSIDNEKLRKEFSPYGAITSAKVMTEGGHSKGFGFVCFSSPEEATKAVTEMNGYVLGTKPLYVALAQRREERKAILSSRFMQQRLLRCLQLPTSYFLSQPPAQAVYYSSGLPAQPVLRWMMAQPPRSSFNVGTQNSGPSGARCCAPGRPLLTQRYTSGMLNTHEIRLA from the exons ATGAACGCGGGCGTGCAGCGCATGGTAGCGCTGGTCGGCTCCTGGTTTCCCCTGCGACCGGCCATGAAACTCAACGGCCCGGGGTTCCCGCTCGCCTCGCTCTACGTGGGCGACCTGCACCCCGACGTGACCGAGGCCATGCTGTACAAGAAGTTCTCTCCCGCCGGGCCCATCCTGTCCATCCGCGTGTGCCGCGACCTAGTCACGCACCGCTCGCTCGGCTACGCCTACATCAACTTCCAGCAGCCCGCCGACG CGGAGAGGGTACTGGACACAATGAACTTTGAGATGATCAAAGGCCAGCCCATCCGCATCATGTGGTCCCATCGAGACCCAGGACTTCGCAAATCGGGTGTGGGCAACATCTTCATCAAGAACCTGGAGGAGTCCATTGACAACAAGGCCTTATATGACACCTTCTCCACCTTTGGGAACATCCTCTCTTGCAAG GTGATGTCTGACGATCACGGCTCCCAAGGCTTTGGCTTTGTCCATTTTGAGACCCTTGAGGCCGCGCAGAAGGCCATCAGCACCATGAATGGGATGCTGTTGAATGACCGTAAAGT CTTCGTTGACCACTTCAAGTCCCGACGGAAGCGGGAGGCTGAGCTGGGGTCGCGGGCCGTGGAGTTCACCAATATCTATGTGAAGAACCTCCAAGTGGATGTGGATGAGCAGGACCTCGAGGAGCTCTTTTCCCATTTTG GGAAGATCCTGAGCCTGAAGGTGATGAGGGACAACAGCGGCCACTCCCGAGGCTTTGGCTTTGTCAACTTTGAGAAGCATGAGGAAGCCCAGAAG GCTGTGATGGACATGAATGGGAAGGAGGTGCAGGGGCGGCGGCTCTACGTGGGCCGGGCCCAGAAGCGGGTGGAGCGGCAGCTAGAGCTTAAGCGAAGGTTCCTGCAGATGAAGCAGGAGCGGCTGAAACATTACCAG GGCGTGAACCTGTATGTGAAGAACCTGGATGACTCCATTGATAATGAGAAACTGAGGAAAGAGTTCTCTCCATACGGAGCGATCACTAGTGCCAAG GTGATGACAGAAGGTGGTCACAGCAAAGGGTTTGGCTTCGTGTGTTTTTCCTCTCCGGAAGAGGCAACGAAGGCCGTGACGGAGATGAACGGGTACGTCCTGGGCACCAAGCCGCTGTACGTGGCGCTGGCCCAGCGCAGAGAGGAGCGGAAAGCCATCCTGTCCAGCCGGTTCATGCAGCAGCGCCTCCTGCGCTGCTTGCAGCTGCCCACCAGCTACTTCCTGTCCCAG CCTCCAGCTCAGGCTGTGTACTACAGCTCTGGCCTACCTGCCCAGCCTGTCCTCAGGTGGATGATGGCCCAGCCACCTCGATCCTCAT TCAACGTCGGCACTCAGAACAGTGGACCCAGTGGGGCAAGATGCTGTGCGCCAGGCAGGCCTCTTCTGACACAGAGATACACCTCGGGAATGCTCAACACCCATGAGATAAGGCTTGCCTAG